The genomic DNA ATAACTGTTGCAGAAAATGCATCGATTTATAATGTGAATGACTTACAAAGCTATCGAAAAAAGGTGGAGCATTACTTAAAAGAGCATCAACATGAGGATACATTAGCGATTTATAAGCTGCGTAACAACAAACCATTAACGAAGCAAGATGTGGAATACTTAGAGCGAATCTTGTGGAATGAACTTGGTTCCAAAGAACAGTACGAAAAAGATTATGGCGATACCCCTGTCACAAAGCTCGTTCGTAAAATTGTTGGTCTTGACCGCCAAGCTGCTGTTGAAGCATTTTCAACGTTTATTTCTGAACAGAACTTAAACTTACAACAAACGAAATTCGTTGAGTTGATCATTGATTACATCGTTAAGAATGGTACATTAGAACGCCAAGTATTGCAGCAAGATCCGTTTAGTTCAGTAGGTGGGATCATGGTTGTGTTCAAGGACCAGCTTCCAAAAGCTCGAGGAATTTTGGATATCATTGATCATATTAACCGTAATGCGGAGGATATTTCCTAAGGGCTATTTAAAAAGTCCTTTTTGACGTAAATTTAAGTGGAATTTTTAAAAGCAGGAATGTTGTTCAATTAACGTTTCTGCTTTTTGCTATTGATTATTAAATACAGCGATAGTGACTGATTCCCTTGCATTGAATGAGATGATTTACAATATGAAAAAATGACAACGCCTACGAAAAAGTCATATGAGATTACGACGGTACATACCTTTTATATTAAAAGGATACTTTTAGTTATGATTTTTATTTGATACTTTAGGAATGCAGCAGATCATGCGGCAGTATTCCTAAAGAAGGTGTGCTAAGCGTGTTTTCCGCTCTGAAAGATTCTACTAAATCAATCGTATTTATCGCGCTAGTTATGCAAAGCCATGGTTCGCCTCCACCATCATGAGCACCATCCGCATGAGGATGGTGTTTTTGTTTATAATAAGTAAAGCATTTCTTATAGATGGAGTGAAATAGATGAATCATAATCATAATGAGGGAGGTACAATGATATCGGTACTCAATATAGATGGTCAAGAACTAACACCATGTTTGCCTCATCGAGCTTGGCGGGAAGTCGAGCGTTCGCGTGCCGTCTGGATTGATGAGGAGACGATCCAATTACTTTATAACCCGTTCTTATTTCGTGACTATCGAAAAGTTGCGCTAAAACGGGATCATCACACTTGTTTGTGGTGCGGACGTCCCGCCACGACAGTGGACCATATTATCCCCTCAAGCAAAGGCGGCTCGGATCTTCCACACAATCTGCTTGCTTCATGTAGCGATTGTAATACGAAGCGAGGAAACCGTACTGCGTTCTCCTATCTTGCCGAAAAAGCATATTCGGTTCCTAATCTTATCAAGCTTTGTTGGCGCATTTTTAGAGCTAAATACAGACATCGTTAATTGTAAAAAACGATACTTGAGCAAAGGTAGAGAATTGTCGTTTCTACCACTAAAGTCGCTACAGGAATCTTAGCAGGCGTTTGCTTTGCCGACATTAAAACTGTGACTACACCCATGCGAAGCTTGCCTATGTGGCGTTGCCTTCGGACTCGACTCCCCTACCCTCCACCAATTACTATAATATTAGATTTGGAGTGAATATAATGACCTTAATGGAAATTTCAAATTGCAGATTACAAGAATTTGATTGAAAAATTGATCAAGGGGGGGGGCGTTATTTAATTTATTCAAACTTCAAACAGAAATGATTAGAGAGTTAACTGCTGATTTTCTGAGCATATTAAAAGAGGTAACTGATGATTGCTTAACATGCTCGAAATGCCAACAACCATATACTTTTAGGATTTGCACGGGGCTAAGCGATGAAAAGGATAATGGAATCGAACTGACTTGCAACAGCTGTGGTGATTGTTTTACTCATTCTGAGAAGAGAAGTCATGTAACTCATTTTAATTTCGAAGCGTGGAGAGAAGTAGACAATTTAAGGAGAAGGTGCAGGGGATTCACGATAAAATATCGATTTATTCATTCACCTATGAAGGCATTTCATTATATATACGATAAAAAAGAGATACGTCCTGAATTATGGATTAATGGCTATAGAATCTTTAAAGGGGACATGCACGGAAGCAAGCAAGAGAGTCAGGTGCATCTATTTATTATATAAAGAATAACAAACGTGTTCGTGAAGACGCAGAGGGCAATAAGTTCGAGATCATTATTGATGCAACCGGAAAGCGGCAGGAATTTGAATATCATGAGTGATACCAAACCCATCATGACAGTTTTTGCTGATACCAATGGAGCCGGCAAAAGTACGATTAGCTTACAAATGAGGGAATGGATCGGTGAACTAATTGACCCGGATCAAGATTGCTGGAGAATTAAGGCCAGACGATCCGCGGAGTGCTGATCTGTCTGCTGGAAGGGAAGCTGTGAAAAGAATTCGTTCTCTTATCAAAAGTGGCCTACACTTTGCCATTGAAGCTACATTATCAGGCACCTTTGTTTTAAAACATATGCAAATTGCAAAAGATATCGGTTATAGCATTGTCGTTTACTATATCGGCCTGCAAGACGTCCAAATGCATATAGACCGTGTAGCTTCTCGTGTTGAGCAGGGTGGACACTGGATAGCAGAAGAGGATATTCGCTTTCGATATGGTCAATCATTGCAAAATCTAAAACCTGCTTTGGCCATTGCAGATCAGTAATCATTATTGATAATACATATGAGTCTTCCATCGTGGCTGAAGTCATGAATGGTAAGATGATCTACTGTGCCGAGTCGACACCTGCTTGGTCTGAGACTGTTCTTTTGGGGTACAGATGATCGAGTGACACTATAATACCGCGTGACTACGCCCAAAGTCCGTAGATACCTATGCACGTGCCATCGGAGGGGCTTATTTTATTATCTATTTTATATAAATCCACAGCCGTATGAGGTTGTGGATTTTTCTATGCCATTATTTCACACCCCACTCGCTCCGATATAGCTTTTAGCTATAACTAGTTATGACTTTTGGGTGTTACGTTATAATACCTCTTCCATGCTACAATCAGAGCATTACGAGATGAGACAACGAGGAGGTTTTTTGAATGAGCAGTAAATTCCAAACAGTAGGCAGCTTGTTGCGGCCGTCTGAACTATTGAAATATAAAACACAAATAGAACACCGTGATGACATCAGCTATCCGTTTTATCAAGATTTTGAGGGCTATGAGCAGTGTGAAACAGAGGCAATTAAGGCTGTAGTTGAAAAACAAATTGAGCATGATTTGTCCATTATTACGGATGGTGAATATTCCAAATCCATGTGGCATCTAGATTTTGTGTGGGGATTTCAAGGAGTTGATCGCTATATTGCGGATCATGGATATTTTTTCCGCGATATTGATGGAAGCTCGAAATATGAGACACGAAAAGATATTGGTTTGCGCATTACAGGTGAATTGAGCGGAAAGAATCATCATTTCATTGGCATATTCAAACAACTCCAAGCTCTTGCTGGCGACCGTGAAACGAAGCTATGCGTACCTTCGCCATCCCATATTTTTGGTGAGTTGTCATGGTCGGATAACATTGGCGGCAAAGATGCGGTTTATAAAGATAGACATGAGCTTAAAAATGGCCTCGTCCAGGCATATAAAGAATTTGTTGAGGAATTTGCCGCGGCTGGCGGGAAAATCCTGCAATTTGACGATTGCTTATGGGAACTGTTTGCGGATGACAACCCGAATTCTCCATATACCGGTGAACATATCAATCAAGAGGAAGTACAAGCTCTTGCTGCTGAATTTATTGACATTAACAATACATTGATTGATTTTGGTCATCGCTTAGGTTTGAAAATGTGGACGCATAACTGCCGCGGCAACTATGATTCCCGGAATATGGGTGGCGGCTCCTATGTGAAAATTGCTAATCTGTTCTTGAAGCAGCTTAAATATGACCGTTTCTTCCTGGAATGGGATGATGAACGTGCAGGTTCGCTTGAGGCGCTTGCCGTCTTCAAGGATAAGCCGGAAACAGAAATTGTACTTGGCTTGTTGTCATCCAAAACGAATACGCTGGATGATGAAGAGCGTGTCTTCAGAATGCTTGATGAAGCATCGCGTATTATTGACAAGGATCGATTGCTGCTGTCCCATCAATGCGGATTTGCTTCTTGTGATGGGGGTAATGAATTAACTGAGGCTGAGCAGTGGGCAAAAATTAAACAAGGACAAAGAATTGCCCAGCAATATTGGAACAAATAGGAATGTGTAGGGATATATATATGGGGGTTGGTTGACTGGGATTCAACTCCCCTCACCTCCATACTGAAAACCCGCTCTTTGAGCGGGTTTTCTCATTTTAAGAGTAAAATTGTAGACATCGCACAGGCTTTTTGTGGATTACATAAAATACAAATAAAATAATATATTTACAATTTTAATTCTTGTTGTATAATATTTTCAAATTGCATATTCACAAATTGTTCACATTTTGTTAAAGGTGGTGGCCCTTAATCATTTGACGGGATGTTGGAAGCGCTTCGTATTTATACTTTGCAGGTAAATTAAATTGAATGAGAGGGGATTACCGATGGTAAGTAAACCGTTAACCGCTGACCGGAAAAGGCAGAAGCTAACTCCCGCACAATACTCATCCATCGCGAAATCGGATCAATTCAGAAAGCTGATTCGAATCAAGAAAACATTCATTATTCCTTTCACGATCTTCTTCCTCTGCTTCTATTTCGCTCTGCCGATTCTGACTTCCTACACAAACATCCTGAACCACTCCTTTTACGGCAGTATCACATGGGCCTGGGTCTTTGCTTTTCTGCAATTTATTATGACCTGGGCGTTATGTATGATCTACTACAAAAAAGCGGCCAAGTTCGATGAAATCTCCCATCAAATTATAGCTGAGAAGGAGAGGTAGACGATGAATACAGCTGCATTTATGATGTTTCTAGTGATCGTTGCCCTGACCCTCGTTATTACATATTGGGCTTCGAAAAAAAATAATTCACCCAGCGAATTTTATACGGCTGGCGGCGGATTGACCGGCTGGCAGAACGGAATGGCGATTGCCGGAGACTATATGTCAGCGGCTTCGTTCTTAGGGATTGCGGGCTCGATTGCGTTAGCAGGATTTGATGGATTCTTCTATAGTATTGGATTCCTCGTCGCTTACTTAGTCGTTCTATTCTTGGTTGCGGAGCCTTTAAGAAATTTAGGGAAATATACGTTCGCGGATATGATCGCCGTTCGCTTTAAAACGGCAAAAATTCGCGGGTTCGCAGCGTTTAATACGATGGTCATCTCCATCTTCTACATGATTGCTCAGCTTGTAGGTGCAGGAGCTTTGATCAAGCTGCTTCTCGGCATTGACTTTGCAACCTCTGTGATCATCGTAGGGATTCTTATGACCGTCTATGTCACCTTTGGCGGGATGCACGCGACGAGCTGGGTACAGATTACTAAGGCGGTTCTACTGATGGCCGGAACGCTTCTCATCTCGATTTTGGTGCTGCACAAATTCAACTGGAGCATCACAGGCATGTTCGATCAAGTCAAAGAAGCAACGCCACTCCAAGAGAAATTTCTTCATCCTGGCGTGAAGTATAAAGATGGGCTGGATACCCTGTCCTTGACGATGGGATTAGTCCTTGGAACTGCAGGCCTGCCTCATATTCTTGTCCGCTTCTTTACAGTTAAGAATGCAAAAATAGCCCGCAGCTCCGTTGTATACGCAACTTGGATTATCGGGCTTTTCTATGTGATGACGATTTTTCTGGGCTTTGGGGCTGCTGCCTTTGTTGGAAATAGCGATATTACTGCTGCCGATAAAGCGGGGAACATGGCTGCTCCGCTGCTCGCACAAGCGTTGGGCGGCAATATGCTGTTTGCCTTTGTCTCGGCCGTAGCTTTCGCGACCATTCTCGCCGTTGTAGCAGGACTTGTGCTTACCGCTGCGGCTGCCTTCTCCCATGACTTCTACAATCAAATTTTGAGAAAAGGGAAAGCGACCGAGAAGCAGCAGGTCAATATGGCACGGTACGCTTCCATCGGCATTTCTGTCATTTCGATTATCCTGGCCTTATTTGCCCAAAA from Paenibacillus woosongensis includes the following:
- a CDS encoding solute symporter family protein, which encodes MNTAAFMMFLVIVALTLVITYWASKKNNSPSEFYTAGGGLTGWQNGMAIAGDYMSAASFLGIAGSIALAGFDGFFYSIGFLVAYLVVLFLVAEPLRNLGKYTFADMIAVRFKTAKIRGFAAFNTMVISIFYMIAQLVGAGALIKLLLGIDFATSVIIVGILMTVYVTFGGMHATSWVQITKAVLLMAGTLLISILVLHKFNWSITGMFDQVKEATPLQEKFLHPGVKYKDGLDTLSLTMGLVLGTAGLPHILVRFFTVKNAKIARSSVVYATWIIGLFYVMTIFLGFGAAAFVGNSDITAADKAGNMAAPLLAQALGGNMLFAFVSAVAFATILAVVAGLVLTAAAAFSHDFYNQILRKGKATEKQQVNMARYASIGISVISIILALFAQNLNVAFLVSLAFAVAASANLPVILYTIFWKRFNTNGAIWAMVVGLIVSVGLVIVSPNVFHPEAGKAMFVGEPWFPLTTPGIVSIPLGFLAGFMGTMLSRKTGKADHQVEFDEILVRSNTGMDNTVM
- a CDS encoding DUF485 domain-containing protein, encoding MVSKPLTADRKRQKLTPAQYSSIAKSDQFRKLIRIKKTFIIPFTIFFLCFYFALPILTSYTNILNHSFYGSITWAWVFAFLQFIMTWALCMIYYKKAAKFDEISHQIIAEKER
- a CDS encoding cobalamin-independent methionine synthase II family protein, whose protein sequence is MSSKFQTVGSLLRPSELLKYKTQIEHRDDISYPFYQDFEGYEQCETEAIKAVVEKQIEHDLSIITDGEYSKSMWHLDFVWGFQGVDRYIADHGYFFRDIDGSSKYETRKDIGLRITGELSGKNHHFIGIFKQLQALAGDRETKLCVPSPSHIFGELSWSDNIGGKDAVYKDRHELKNGLVQAYKEFVEEFAAAGGKILQFDDCLWELFADDNPNSPYTGEHINQEEVQALAAEFIDINNTLIDFGHRLGLKMWTHNCRGNYDSRNMGGGSYVKIANLFLKQLKYDRFFLEWDDERAGSLEALAVFKDKPETEIVLGLLSSKTNTLDDEERVFRMLDEASRIIDKDRLLLSHQCGFASCDGGNELTEAEQWAKIKQGQRIAQQYWNK
- a CDS encoding HNH endonuclease, which gives rise to MISVLNIDGQELTPCLPHRAWREVERSRAVWIDEETIQLLYNPFLFRDYRKVALKRDHHTCLWCGRPATTVDHIIPSSKGGSDLPHNLLASCSDCNTKRGNRTAFSYLAEKAYSVPNLIKLCWRIFRAKYRHR